The DNA region AAAGGTCAGCTACACCTAACAATTTTCCCTATCATGGTTTCATTTCTCCCATTTGCTGTTTACTAACTTTTACTAATTAATGCAGAGCCCAAAAGTTATTGAGAATGCCGAAGGTGCGCGGACAACACCATCTGTTGTTGCTTTTACTCAGAAAGGTGAAAGGCTTGTTGGAACTCCGGCCAAGCGCCAGGCAGTAACCAACCCTCAGAATACTTTCTTTGGAACAAAGCGGTTGATTGGGCGCCGCTTTGACGATCCACAGACACAGAAAGAGATGAAGATGGTGCCGTACAAAATTGTGAAGGCTCCTAATGGTGATGCTTGGGTTGAAACAACAGATGGCAAGCAGTACTCGCCAAGTCAGGTTGGTGCATTTGTGCTGACCAAGATGAAGGAGACAGCTGAATCTTACCTTGGCAACTCTGTCTCGAAGGCAGTGATTACTGTTCCTGCTTATTTCAATGATGCTCAGCGTCAGGCCACAAAGGATGCTGGCCGCATTGCTGGCCTTGATGTTGAGAGGATCATCAATGAACCAACAGCTGCTGCTCTGTCTTATGGAATGAACAACAAGGAGGGTTTGATAGCAGTCTTTGATCTTGGAGGAGGAACTTTTGATATCTCTATTCTGGAGATCTCAAATGGAGTTTTTGAGGTATATCTTCATAACTTTCAAGTCACCTTCTTCTGGAAACTTTTTCCGAAATACATTCTTTTCTGATCCAATTCTATGTATTATCACTCAGGTCAAAGCGACAAATGGTGATACCTTCTTGGGTGGTGAAGATTTTGATAACACACTGTTGGAATTCTTGGTGAGTGATTTCAAGAAAACTGAGGGCATTGATCTGTCCAAGGACAGGTTGGCCCTGCAGAGACTTCGTGAAGCTGCTGAGAAGGCAAAGGTCGAACTTTCATCAACTTCTCAGACTGAAATCAATCTACCATTCATAACAGCTGATGCTTCTGGAGCAAAGCATTTGAACATCACATTGACAAGGTCAAAGTTTGAAGCTCTTGTGCACAACCTGATTGAGAGGACTAGGGATCCATGCAAGAATTGCTTGAAGGATGCTGGAATATCCACTAAGGAGGTGGATGAAGTTCTGCTTGTTGGTGGAATGACCAGGGTTCCAAAGGTACAGGAGGTGGTCTCTGAAATTTTTGGAAAGAGCCCAAGCAAAGGAGTCAACCCAGATGAGGCTGTGGCCATGGGTGCTGCCATTCAGGGTGGTATTCTCCGTGGAGATGTTAAGGAGCTTCTTCTCCTTGATGTTACTCCCCTGTCACTTGGTATTGAGACACTGGGTGGTATCTTCACCAGATTGATCAACAGGAACACTACAATTCCCACAAAGAAAAGCCAGGTGAGTTATGATATCTCTGATCTTTCTTCTGAAGGGCAAATTTGTTTCACTCTACTGAGTATGCAGCTTTATCTTGTGGCAATCCCAGATTTAACTTAGAATGTTATCAAAGCATTTTGTTTAGACATCTATTTCACGTGCGTTGGATTATGAGCTCATGTGGACCCCTCGTACTTCCATCTAATGTGAAGTGGATTATGAGCTTTTGGTCTTAACTTTTAACTCATTGGTCATTTTTTCTTAGGGATGTTCTGGTAGGGTGGTGTAAAGTGTTTGATCCATGTTGCTGTAGCATTCACTCCCAAGCTCTAGTTACTTTGATCTGATCGTTGGCTCTGTTTTTTTCAGGTGTTCTCAACTGCTGCAGACAATCAAACCCAAGTTGGTATCCGTGTGTTGCAAGGTGAGCGTGAGATGGCTGCAGACAACAAACTTCTTGGTGAATTTGACCTTGTGGGCATTCCTCCGGCCCCAAGAGGTCTGCCTCAGATTGAGGTCACATTTGACATAGATGCCAATGGAATCGTGACCGTCTCTGCCAAAGATAAGGCCACTGGAAAGGAGCAGAATATCACCATCCGATCCTCTGGTGGGCTGTCTGAGTCTGACATCCAGAAGATGGTCCAAGAAGCTGAGCTGCATGCCCAGAAGGATCAGGAGCGGAAAGCCCTCATCGACATCAGGAACAACGCAGACACCACTATCTACAGCATCGAGAAGAGTCTAGGAGAGTACAGGGACAAGATCCCAGCCGAGGTTGCATCTGAGATCGAGGCAGCCATCGCTGACCTCCGCCAGGAGATGGCCTCAGATGACATTGAGAAGATCAAGGCCAAGCTTGAGGCTGCTAACAAGGCTGTCTCAAAGATCGGGCAGCACATGTCTGGCGGTGGCTCAGGCGGTTCGCAGTCAGGATCTGGACCTCAGAGCGGTGGCGATCAGGCTCCAGAGGCTGAGTATGAGGAGGTCAAGAAGTGAGTTGAAGGGATTGAACAGTAGCATCCCTTAGAAATAGCCACTCTTTTTTGGGAACACAAGATAGTCAGATGTGATGTAACCTGTTCTGTAATAATCCTTTGGATTTGCCCCCTTGTTTCTCCTCAGCAGTGATGTGAGGTCACACAACATTGTCTGGTAGGTCATGGCTTTGTTGCGTATGGTGCCTTGTCCAGGCCTTGATCCACGAGCACAGTGAACCATTGGCGGATTTTGCTAATGCACGAAGGTATATTTGTTTCAGATTTGTTTTACTGTCtgatactccctccgttccaaaaatTAGGCATAGCTAAATTTATAGATGCATAGcttatgtatctagatttgccaaaactaATTTTGAAACGGATTGGTGGTATGTTCTTAGCAATGCTCGACTATTGACTTAACAAGTTGCTTGCTGCGATGGGTTCTCCGTCCAAATCTTTTGCCATGTGAAAAGGAGTTTGATTTGAATCTCACGACACGCTGGTGCCTATATATGATGAGCTGCCTGCTGAGTTGACATGGAAAGGCATTTCGAGGTGTTGTCACGTTTGTCAAATTTGTCTTTCTGCCAAAAAAAAATCAAACCTTCGATGCGACTCTCCTAGATTTAATTATGTTTCTGAAAGATTCGAAAGTAACATGCAATGAGTTTATGGTGCTTATT from Panicum hallii strain FIL2 chromosome 9, PHallii_v3.1, whole genome shotgun sequence includes:
- the LOC112874623 gene encoding heat shock 70 kDa protein, mitochondrial-like, coding for MAASLLLRAARRRELASPLGSLGASLQSTCAANVFSKWGNFARPFSAKSAGNEVIGIDLGTTNSCVAVMEGKSPKVIENAEGARTTPSVVAFTQKGERLVGTPAKRQAVTNPQNTFFGTKRLIGRRFDDPQTQKEMKMVPYKIVKAPNGDAWVETTDGKQYSPSQVGAFVLTKMKETAESYLGNSVSKAVITVPAYFNDAQRQATKDAGRIAGLDVERIINEPTAAALSYGMNNKEGLIAVFDLGGGTFDISILEISNGVFEVKATNGDTFLGGEDFDNTLLEFLVSDFKKTEGIDLSKDRLALQRLREAAEKAKVELSSTSQTEINLPFITADASGAKHLNITLTRSKFEALVHNLIERTRDPCKNCLKDAGISTKEVDEVLLVGGMTRVPKVQEVVSEIFGKSPSKGVNPDEAVAMGAAIQGGILRGDVKELLLLDVTPLSLGIETLGGIFTRLINRNTTIPTKKSQVFSTAADNQTQVGIRVLQGEREMAADNKLLGEFDLVGIPPAPRGLPQIEVTFDIDANGIVTVSAKDKATGKEQNITIRSSGGLSESDIQKMVQEAELHAQKDQERKALIDIRNNADTTIYSIEKSLGEYRDKIPAEVASEIEAAIADLRQEMASDDIEKIKAKLEAANKAVSKIGQHMSGGGSGGSQSGSGPQSGGDQAPEAEYEEVKK